A single window of Rubripirellula lacrimiformis DNA harbors:
- a CDS encoding DUF1592 domain-containing protein, which yields MRTSLRWGAGILAIFGLVTPAIAADTLPSSDRIEPFLENYCVECHNTDEAKGDRSFDALASAITTDNDLVDYQDILDQLNLSEMPPPDAVQPSDTDRIQIIEALTAKIAAYHESRTDSGGRTVLRRLNAREYRNTVRDLLQLETTLFDPTTKFPRDQTIQHFDNIGDQLVTSSHLLSRYLDAADQVITRALHPLKKPAPQTWVFKDRFRQQPEVDSAHRAANGWKYITLYDVVGADKPEGAYGPILDFAEGVPHNGTYEIRFQAEAVNRDHPYDDDLIGTNRDQPLRLGIVPGNHDFGELHLPQPVEPLLAEFELTDDKQWYTAQVHLDRGYSPRFTFRNGLMDVRNLWSRLIRKYPDRFAPNLNGIVAFRKAAIADGKLPQIRIHQIEISGPIIQQWPTPSQRILLGDDSTSISSGDSPSDADPRRVDLTLQQSRGHIARFASRAYRRDASQSEVDQVMRVVRSRRDAGQTPMDALADGFKTILCSPNFLYLDETSDNANGNGSLSQHAIASRLSYFLWSSMPDQALRDLADQGRLTDRDELRRQVRRMLADKRSDAMVRSFLDTWLALRDLGSAPPDRRNFSAYYRHDLGTAMRDETEAFFRHILDQNLSVDQFIDSDFTFVNQSLAELYAIDDVDSHVMRRVALNDRRRGGLLGQSSVLTVSANGIDTSPVVRGVWLLDNLLGTPPSPPPPDVEPLDPDTRGAKTIREQLAKHRDVTTCNECHRRIDPLGFALENYDPIGRWRTKYPSKANIDASGELPDGQSFRDVGELKRILLGRKSQFARSMAEKMLAYSIGRQTVPADRPAIDKIADADGLRDLIELVVLSKPFQTN from the coding sequence ATGAGAACGTCACTACGTTGGGGTGCAGGGATCCTAGCAATCTTCGGCCTCGTCACGCCCGCCATCGCCGCGGACACGCTGCCGTCGTCGGACCGGATTGAACCATTCCTGGAAAACTACTGTGTGGAATGTCACAACACGGACGAAGCCAAGGGGGACCGTAGCTTCGACGCGCTGGCGTCCGCCATCACCACGGACAACGATCTGGTCGACTATCAAGACATCCTGGATCAATTGAACCTGTCCGAGATGCCGCCGCCCGACGCCGTGCAACCATCGGACACCGACCGTATCCAGATCATCGAAGCGTTGACCGCCAAGATCGCTGCGTATCATGAATCACGCACCGACAGCGGCGGACGGACGGTGTTACGACGCCTGAACGCGCGCGAATACCGAAACACCGTGCGGGACCTATTGCAGCTGGAAACCACCCTTTTTGATCCGACCACCAAATTCCCACGCGACCAAACGATCCAGCATTTCGACAACATCGGCGACCAATTGGTGACATCGTCGCACCTGTTGTCACGTTACCTGGATGCTGCTGACCAAGTCATCACACGGGCGCTGCACCCGCTTAAAAAACCAGCTCCCCAAACCTGGGTCTTCAAGGATCGTTTCCGCCAACAACCCGAAGTCGATTCAGCGCACCGCGCCGCAAACGGTTGGAAGTACATCACGCTGTACGATGTCGTCGGTGCCGATAAACCCGAGGGTGCGTACGGACCGATTTTGGACTTTGCCGAAGGCGTTCCCCACAACGGCACCTACGAAATCCGGTTTCAGGCCGAAGCCGTCAATCGCGACCATCCCTACGACGACGATCTGATCGGAACCAATCGTGACCAACCGCTGCGGCTAGGGATTGTCCCCGGCAATCATGACTTCGGCGAACTGCATCTGCCCCAGCCGGTTGAACCGCTGTTGGCGGAATTCGAATTGACCGATGACAAGCAGTGGTACACCGCACAGGTGCACCTGGACCGCGGCTACAGCCCGCGTTTCACCTTTCGCAACGGGTTGATGGACGTCCGAAATCTATGGAGCCGACTGATCCGGAAGTATCCCGATCGGTTCGCGCCCAATCTGAACGGCATTGTCGCATTTCGCAAAGCGGCGATTGCCGACGGCAAATTGCCACAGATCCGAATCCATCAAATTGAAATTTCCGGACCGATCATCCAGCAGTGGCCGACACCGTCACAGCGAATCCTGTTGGGCGACGATTCGACAAGCATCTCAAGCGGCGACTCCCCATCGGATGCAGATCCCAGGCGTGTCGATCTAACGTTGCAACAGTCGCGCGGTCATATCGCAAGATTTGCTTCACGAGCCTATCGCCGCGATGCGTCGCAGTCCGAGGTCGATCAGGTGATGCGGGTCGTTCGCTCGCGACGCGATGCTGGCCAGACGCCAATGGACGCACTTGCCGACGGATTCAAAACGATTCTTTGTTCGCCCAACTTTCTGTATTTGGACGAAACGAGTGACAACGCGAACGGGAATGGCAGCCTATCGCAGCATGCAATCGCCTCTCGTCTGTCGTACTTCCTGTGGTCATCGATGCCAGACCAGGCGCTTCGCGATCTTGCCGACCAAGGGCGATTGACCGACCGTGACGAATTGCGACGGCAAGTCCGACGCATGCTTGCGGACAAACGATCCGATGCGATGGTCCGTTCTTTCCTTGACACTTGGCTGGCGTTACGCGATCTGGGATCGGCGCCACCCGACCGCCGCAACTTTTCGGCCTACTACCGGCACGATCTGGGCACGGCCATGCGTGACGAAACCGAAGCGTTCTTTCGTCACATCCTGGACCAAAATCTATCGGTCGATCAGTTCATCGATTCCGATTTCACATTCGTGAATCAATCGCTAGCCGAACTTTACGCGATCGACGATGTCGATTCCCACGTCATGCGCCGCGTCGCGTTGAACGATCGCCGTCGCGGTGGACTGCTAGGACAATCCAGCGTGTTGACGGTATCCGCCAACGGCATCGATACATCGCCTGTCGTACGAGGCGTGTGGCTGTTGGACAACCTATTAGGCACACCGCCGTCGCCACCACCACCGGATGTGGAACCACTGGACCCGGATACCCGCGGTGCAAAAACGATTCGCGAACAGCTTGCCAAACATCGTGATGTCACGACCTGCAACGAATGCCACCGCCGAATCGATCCGCTTGGTTTCGCCTTAGAAAACTACGACCCAATCGGCCGCTGGCGGACGAAGTACCCATCCAAAGCGAACATCGACGCATCGGGCGAATTGCCGGACGGTCAATCTTTCCGCGATGTGGGGGAACTGAAACGGATCTTGCTGGGACGAAAGTCTCAGTTTGCTAGGTCGATGGCGGAAAAGATGCTGGCCTACTCCATCGGACGTCAAACGGTTCCCGCCGATCGTCCCGCGATTGACAAGATTGCCGATGCCGACGGACTGAGGGATTTGATTGAACTTGTCGTGCTTAGCAAACCGTTCCAGACCAATTAG
- a CDS encoding DUF1552 domain-containing protein, with protein MQKTPTPRRSFLKAAGISIALPALESTSPALAADKPATVPTRMVCIGNEFGMYPGAFWPDSDAPSPSADTPALSTLLEPLQRRRDDFTLFKHLDHGLKGGHFAVHTFLTGVKSTDAKGMPDGGISLDQRAAEHVGSRTRFPSLTIGSESGLHGGCRISWTRTGTRVPPIEGPRELFRMLFIDNGQKAKQAAFDRLDLQESILDSVLGDAKSLSRRLNKNDNDKLDEYFASVRDVELKLSLDRRWQKVPKPAAPMDEPTDMGLTRDLPKLYDLIALALQTDSTRVATLEVGGSFAASDLGIPKGYHGLSHHGQQPDAIELLVQIERYQVEQYARFLDRLASIREPNSDGTLLDHTMALFGSGMGNANSHTNHDLPIILAGGSFQHGQTLQLPADSHRRVPLSNLFVSMLQKFGVETDQFATSTGTLTGLENA; from the coding sequence ATGCAAAAGACTCCCACGCCGCGCCGGTCGTTCTTGAAGGCCGCCGGTATCTCGATCGCTTTGCCGGCGCTCGAATCGACATCTCCCGCTCTGGCCGCCGATAAACCAGCGACTGTGCCAACCCGGATGGTTTGCATCGGCAACGAATTTGGCATGTATCCAGGGGCGTTTTGGCCCGACAGTGACGCTCCGTCGCCATCGGCGGACACACCCGCCTTATCGACGCTGCTGGAACCACTGCAACGTCGCCGCGACGACTTCACGCTGTTCAAGCACCTCGACCACGGACTGAAGGGTGGCCACTTTGCCGTCCATACTTTTCTGACCGGCGTCAAATCGACGGACGCTAAAGGAATGCCCGACGGAGGAATCAGCCTGGACCAACGTGCGGCCGAACATGTCGGTTCACGCACTCGGTTCCCATCGCTGACGATCGGTAGCGAGAGCGGACTGCATGGTGGCTGCCGAATCAGTTGGACTCGTACCGGAACCCGAGTCCCGCCGATTGAAGGGCCGCGAGAGTTGTTTCGGATGCTATTCATCGACAATGGTCAAAAAGCGAAACAGGCTGCTTTCGACCGATTGGATCTGCAGGAATCGATCTTGGATTCGGTGCTGGGGGACGCCAAAAGCCTGTCTCGTCGATTGAACAAGAACGACAACGACAAACTGGACGAGTATTTTGCGTCGGTGCGGGACGTCGAACTGAAACTTAGCCTGGACCGTCGTTGGCAAAAAGTTCCCAAGCCAGCGGCGCCAATGGATGAACCGACGGACATGGGGCTGACGCGCGACCTGCCCAAGTTGTACGACCTGATCGCCCTGGCTCTACAAACCGATTCCACACGCGTGGCGACCCTCGAGGTTGGCGGCAGTTTTGCGGCATCCGACCTTGGGATCCCCAAGGGTTATCACGGGCTTTCCCATCACGGCCAACAACCCGATGCGATCGAACTATTGGTCCAGATCGAACGTTATCAAGTCGAACAGTACGCAAGGTTCTTGGATCGATTGGCGTCGATCCGTGAACCCAATTCCGATGGCACCCTGTTGGACCACACGATGGCGTTGTTCGGCAGCGGTATGGGCAACGCCAATTCGCACACCAATCACGACTTGCCCATCATTCTGGCAGGCGGTTCGTTCCAACACGGACAGACCTTGCAGTTGCCTGCCGATAGTCATCGCCGAGTTCCGCTATCGAATCTATTCGTATCGATGTTGCAAAAGTTCGGTGTCGAAACCGATCAGTTCGCAACCAGCACGGGAACGTTGACGGGGTTGGAAAACGCATGA
- a CDS encoding TraB/GumN family protein, producing MRWIVVTLGVIVALASARLYAQTAVADPPAESKPATADAATDDTAASPESAAKDADADEEQLYIQFAKTDDGKPKSLQTAIVRFEGNADSPYADRVVDLVGVVHIGQKEYYKDLNTRLSKYDSVLYELVAPDGTRIRPEDLKERRSVLASMQTGMKDMLNLEYQLELIDYMAKNFRHADMSPDEFVEDLERRGDSVWKMVARMMGAGLASQASGGGDAGMLFAMFSSDRPKKMKQAMARQLVDIELVTAGMDDANGENTLIKGRNGKAFDVLRDDLDNGKQSVAVFYGAGHLPDMAERLETDFQMHPVETTWLDAWDLTRN from the coding sequence ATGCGTTGGATTGTTGTAACACTAGGCGTCATCGTCGCGCTGGCCTCTGCCCGCTTGTATGCACAGACGGCCGTCGCCGATCCCCCGGCTGAATCGAAGCCGGCCACTGCCGATGCGGCGACCGACGACACGGCTGCGTCACCGGAATCAGCGGCGAAGGATGCGGACGCAGATGAAGAACAGTTGTACATCCAGTTCGCCAAGACGGATGACGGAAAGCCCAAGTCACTCCAAACGGCAATCGTCCGTTTCGAAGGCAACGCGGATTCGCCCTACGCCGATCGTGTGGTCGATTTGGTTGGCGTCGTCCACATCGGTCAGAAAGAATACTACAAAGATCTGAATACTCGTCTGTCGAAGTACGACAGCGTGCTTTACGAACTGGTCGCGCCCGACGGGACACGAATTCGCCCCGAAGATCTGAAAGAACGACGTTCGGTTCTGGCATCGATGCAGACAGGCATGAAGGACATGCTGAATCTGGAATACCAGCTGGAACTGATCGATTACATGGCAAAGAACTTTCGCCATGCGGATATGAGCCCGGATGAATTTGTCGAAGACCTGGAACGACGCGGCGATAGCGTTTGGAAAATGGTTGCCCGCATGATGGGTGCCGGGCTGGCTTCCCAAGCATCCGGTGGCGGCGACGCGGGGATGTTGTTCGCGATGTTCAGCAGCGATCGCCCCAAAAAGATGAAACAGGCGATGGCACGCCAATTGGTCGATATCGAATTGGTGACCGCCGGAATGGACGACGCCAATGGCGAGAACACGTTGATCAAAGGCCGCAACGGCAAAGCGTTTGACGTCTTGCGTGACGACTTGGACAACGGCAAGCAATCGGTCGCAGTCTTCTACGGCGCAGGACACCTGCCCGATATGGCCGAACGTCTGGAAACCGACTTCCAAATGCACCCCGTCGAAACCACGTGGCTAGACGCTTGGGACCTGACGCGGAACTAG
- a CDS encoding flagellar export chaperone FliS, translating into MSSSNNPENFRPRTAGGSQQYVDSSIRMASPARLRLMLTERAVEVATTLSRLWRSGEKLGPNEHSLSLLELIGELLNGISGSQDPEEKKLCSQVSDLYVFLSKHLLIAEDTSNADYIDEIQIVLAIEAETWRAVCAQELTSRQSAVSPPHATPSAATSGGLNFSA; encoded by the coding sequence ATGTCAAGTTCTAACAATCCGGAAAACTTTCGCCCGCGTACTGCCGGCGGTAGCCAACAATACGTCGACTCGTCGATTCGGATGGCATCGCCCGCTCGGTTACGCCTGATGCTGACCGAACGTGCCGTCGAGGTAGCGACGACCTTGTCGCGTCTGTGGCGCAGCGGCGAAAAACTAGGCCCCAACGAACACTCGCTAAGCCTGTTAGAACTGATCGGCGAATTGCTGAACGGCATCTCGGGTAGCCAAGATCCGGAAGAAAAGAAGCTGTGCAGCCAGGTCAGTGACCTGTACGTGTTTTTGTCCAAACATCTGCTGATTGCCGAAGACACGTCCAACGCGGACTACATCGACGAGATACAGATCGTGTTGGCGATCGAAGCGGAGACTTGGCGAGCCGTTTGTGCCCAAGAACTGACCTCGCGCCAAAGTGCCGTCAGCCCCCCGCACGCGACCCCATCGGCGGCAACTTCGGGCGGATTGAACTTCAGCGCCTAA
- the fliD gene encoding flagellar filament capping protein FliD — MGRLQSSVGLITGTNITGTVDQLIAISGQSRDRLVSRTETLQQQQQSIAELTASVIGVQLAGQRLASSSSFQSKSGASSNEEALSVQAGNDAKPATHVVRTIQTAATHAVSSRQRFDSAETELGFTGQLKINPSGGFIDSSAELSKLNDGRGVQSGTVRFTDRSGASAEVDFANARTIDDVLQAINDAEVDIQATTENGAIKLVDKSGSTLSNLKVEQLGDAETAADLGLWGIDDASSSVSGLELELPAGVSSLRGTNLSELGGGNGIGPLGNLDIELSDGSSASLDLSSATTTSEIIDTIEAAGLSLIVKYNDAKNGLQIRDVSGGAGNLQISSSDDTASDLGLAADTPDDIVVGKNLSRQTVTTDTLLADMNQGAGVKGSFKITDSTGAVSAINITGSAITTVGGLVDAINDLNIGVTASINDAGDGIAIVDTASGSDPLTIVDTGTGTAAKSLGIAGTATTQDVGGSSVSALVGTQAGVIDVESTDSLSAIVDKINSDGRYGTASIQTNDDGTFSLRVRSNKGGEAGKLAINTTGFGLDLQTESRGRDAMIAVSTDEGLERFIQSSDGVFDVDGAGARSDLITSSSLLSEQTGGASSGSFTITDSAGVTSAVNIKVEGIETIGGLVEAINNLGIGVSASINEAGTGISIVDTAGGDETMTVTDVGNGIAAKALGIAGEASEKTIGGEKVNALVGPGTESTSDDSSGLVFTLKELSDSPITITVAEDTSNIEVAAKTFVDQYNKLMDKVDSLTFFNADTNEVGLMFGSSETQRIRTNFSRMLSGSINGAGELRSIGQVGISFDDKGRLSLDKSKLNEALSENRQQVEAFFTTEDTGLAQRIDDIADRIAGVDGGLLLTRSETITTQIERNGTQIDSMNSRLERERERLLTQFYATETAISKLQSNGTAIDQIQRIEIPS, encoded by the coding sequence ATGGGGCGACTTCAATCTTCCGTCGGTTTGATCACCGGAACGAATATCACTGGAACGGTCGATCAACTGATCGCGATTAGCGGTCAGTCGCGTGACCGTCTGGTGTCGCGTACCGAGACATTGCAGCAACAGCAACAATCGATCGCCGAACTAACCGCTTCGGTGATTGGCGTTCAGTTGGCAGGCCAACGGCTGGCATCTTCGTCGTCGTTTCAGTCCAAAAGCGGAGCTTCGTCCAACGAGGAAGCATTGTCGGTTCAGGCTGGAAATGACGCCAAGCCGGCAACCCACGTCGTTCGTACAATCCAGACGGCCGCCACACATGCGGTCAGTTCGCGGCAGCGGTTCGATAGCGCCGAGACAGAACTTGGCTTCACCGGCCAACTGAAGATCAATCCCAGCGGTGGATTCATCGATTCGTCTGCCGAACTGTCCAAACTGAACGATGGTCGCGGCGTTCAATCCGGGACCGTCCGATTCACTGACCGGTCTGGCGCATCGGCCGAAGTCGATTTCGCCAACGCCCGCACCATCGATGATGTGCTGCAGGCGATCAACGACGCCGAAGTTGACATCCAGGCGACCACCGAAAACGGTGCGATCAAACTGGTCGACAAGTCCGGCAGCACACTATCGAACCTAAAGGTTGAACAGCTTGGCGATGCCGAAACGGCTGCCGACCTAGGACTATGGGGCATCGACGATGCATCCAGCAGCGTTAGCGGATTGGAACTGGAATTGCCGGCGGGAGTCAGTTCGCTGCGCGGTACCAATCTGTCCGAACTCGGTGGTGGCAACGGCATCGGTCCCTTGGGCAACCTGGACATCGAATTGTCCGATGGATCCAGTGCGTCGCTCGACCTGTCCAGCGCGACCACGACCAGCGAAATCATCGACACGATCGAAGCCGCTGGCCTATCGCTGATCGTCAAATACAACGACGCAAAGAACGGCCTGCAAATTCGTGACGTCTCGGGCGGCGCGGGCAACCTGCAAATCTCGTCGTCCGACGACACTGCAAGTGACCTCGGTTTGGCCGCTGACACGCCCGACGACATTGTCGTCGGAAAGAACTTGTCGCGACAAACCGTGACGACCGATACGCTGCTGGCAGACATGAACCAGGGCGCCGGCGTGAAGGGCAGCTTCAAAATCACCGACAGCACCGGCGCGGTTTCGGCGATCAACATTACCGGTTCGGCGATCACGACCGTCGGTGGATTGGTCGATGCGATCAACGACCTGAACATCGGTGTGACCGCATCGATCAATGACGCCGGTGACGGAATCGCAATCGTCGACACGGCTTCGGGCAGCGATCCGTTGACGATCGTTGACACAGGGACCGGAACCGCAGCCAAAAGTTTGGGGATCGCAGGCACCGCCACCACCCAAGACGTCGGCGGCAGTTCCGTTTCGGCATTGGTCGGAACTCAAGCCGGCGTGATCGATGTCGAATCAACGGATTCGTTATCGGCCATCGTCGACAAGATCAACAGCGACGGTCGATACGGCACCGCGTCGATCCAAACCAACGACGACGGCACGTTTTCGCTGCGTGTCCGTAGCAATAAGGGCGGCGAAGCAGGCAAACTAGCGATCAATACAACCGGTTTCGGACTCGATCTGCAAACCGAATCACGTGGACGCGACGCGATGATCGCCGTATCGACCGACGAGGGGCTGGAACGTTTCATTCAGTCCAGTGACGGCGTGTTCGACGTCGACGGGGCCGGCGCCCGATCCGACCTGATCACATCTAGCAGCCTGCTTAGCGAACAAACCGGCGGTGCGTCCAGCGGCAGTTTCACCATCACCGATAGTGCGGGTGTCACCAGCGCGGTCAACATCAAGGTCGAGGGGATCGAGACCATCGGCGGGCTAGTCGAGGCGATCAACAACCTTGGCATCGGCGTATCCGCATCGATCAACGAAGCCGGCACCGGCATCTCGATCGTCGATACCGCCGGTGGCGACGAAACGATGACGGTCACCGATGTCGGAAACGGTATCGCCGCGAAAGCACTAGGGATTGCGGGCGAAGCATCCGAAAAAACGATCGGTGGCGAGAAAGTCAACGCGTTGGTTGGCCCGGGCACCGAATCGACCAGCGATGATTCGTCAGGCCTGGTGTTCACTCTGAAAGAACTATCCGATTCGCCCATCACCATCACGGTCGCCGAAGACACCAGCAACATCGAAGTCGCCGCCAAGACTTTTGTCGATCAGTACAACAAATTGATGGATAAGGTCGACTCGCTAACCTTCTTCAACGCCGACACCAACGAAGTCGGACTGATGTTTGGTTCCAGCGAAACGCAGCGGATCCGCACCAACTTTTCTCGCATGCTTTCGGGGTCGATCAACGGCGCCGGCGAACTGAGGTCGATCGGCCAAGTCGGCATCAGTTTTGACGACAAAGGTCGGCTGTCGCTAGACAAATCAAAATTGAACGAAGCGTTGTCCGAAAACCGGCAACAAGTGGAAGCCTTCTTCACGACCGAAGACACCGGATTGGCACAGCGAATCGATGATATCGCCGACCGCATTGCGGGCGTCGATGGTGGGCTGCTGCTGACACGCAGCGAAACGATTACCACCCAGATCGAACGAAACGGAACCCAGATCGACTCGATGAACAGTCGTCTGGAACGTGAACGCGAACGGCTGTTGACGCAGTTCTATGCCACCGAAACGGCGATCTCGAAACTGCAAAGCAACGGTACCGCGATCGATCAAATACAGCGGATCGAAATTCCGTCCTAA
- a CDS encoding flagellin N-terminal helical domain-containing protein, with product MTRINTNVPSLVAQNRLQTSNKDLQTALTRLSTGLRINSGADDPAGLIASEALRSEITSLGKAISNTNRASQIISTADSALGEVSSLLNDIRGLVVEAANSGALSDDEIAANQLQIDSSLEAINRIAQTTTFQGRKLLDGSLDFVSNAGSVDSLTDINIDQANLGATGQIDAEVVISAAATRAEVTAGGFSTAATASAETTDVRVATQPINGENLVITGAPDFATIAFVDDTSASSEGSAAFDADTGVLTITGNFTGDSLNPGEIDADADAQVIQAAINSLAGFTATGAAAAGTPADPAGTAATVGAAEAGLTVTATVAGAEYNNVAVKFVSGAANGADFDSEQKILTVTVDNTQLVTADDIATAIGAATVDGATPTDAAFSAVGAAGAVFDINEGIDDANTASTGGEVLTDTLVFQLNGASGAETFNFGAGTSASQISAALNLVSDSTGVNATFSTAEGLKFTSTAYGSDALVHIDVISEGPAGTFGSSLSSLRQTGTDIEGTVNGVEAGGSANTLQINTSSLDLTLTVEDGSSENFSFSITDGGALFQLGPDVTSNQQARLGIGSVSTGQIGGPTGRLYELGSGQSKSLVNDVTGAAKIIDEVIGKVTGLRGRLGAFQATTLESNLVSLNETRSNLLEAESSIRDADFAQESANLTRAQILTQSGTNVLSLANQNPQNVLSLLG from the coding sequence ATGACAAGAATCAACACCAACGTCCCATCGCTTGTTGCTCAAAATCGCCTGCAAACAAGCAACAAGGACCTTCAAACCGCACTGACGCGGCTGAGCACGGGACTTCGAATCAACAGCGGTGCAGACGACCCGGCCGGACTGATCGCCAGCGAAGCGTTGCGATCGGAAATCACCAGCCTTGGGAAAGCCATCTCGAACACGAACCGCGCCAGCCAGATCATTTCAACCGCGGATAGTGCGCTCGGCGAAGTCAGCAGCCTGTTGAACGATATCCGCGGGTTGGTGGTCGAGGCGGCCAATAGCGGTGCACTTAGCGATGACGAAATCGCTGCGAACCAATTGCAAATCGACAGTTCCTTGGAAGCGATCAACCGGATCGCACAAACCACGACGTTCCAAGGCCGAAAGTTGCTCGACGGGTCGCTGGACTTTGTCAGCAACGCGGGCAGCGTCGACTCGCTAACCGATATCAACATCGACCAAGCCAACCTGGGCGCAACCGGCCAGATTGACGCCGAGGTGGTCATTTCCGCCGCAGCGACTCGAGCCGAAGTCACCGCTGGTGGATTCTCCACCGCCGCGACCGCCAGTGCGGAAACAACCGACGTCCGCGTCGCCACGCAGCCCATCAACGGCGAAAACCTTGTCATCACTGGCGCCCCCGACTTTGCCACGATCGCATTCGTAGACGATACGAGCGCCTCCAGCGAAGGTTCCGCCGCTTTTGACGCCGACACTGGCGTCCTGACCATCACCGGCAACTTCACCGGGGATTCCCTAAACCCAGGCGAAATCGACGCCGACGCCGACGCCCAAGTCATCCAAGCGGCGATCAATTCACTGGCAGGGTTCACCGCGACAGGAGCCGCGGCAGCTGGCACCCCCGCAGACCCGGCCGGAACTGCAGCGACCGTCGGTGCCGCCGAAGCGGGACTGACCGTCACCGCGACCGTCGCCGGTGCCGAGTACAACAATGTCGCCGTCAAGTTTGTCAGTGGAGCCGCCAACGGCGCGGACTTTGACAGCGAGCAAAAGATCCTGACCGTCACCGTGGACAACACCCAATTGGTGACTGCCGACGACATCGCCACCGCTATCGGTGCGGCGACCGTCGACGGTGCGACACCCACAGACGCGGCATTCAGCGCCGTCGGTGCCGCCGGTGCAGTCTTCGATATCAACGAAGGGATCGATGACGCCAACACCGCTAGCACGGGTGGCGAAGTCTTGACCGACACGTTGGTCTTCCAGTTGAACGGTGCCTCGGGTGCTGAAACATTCAACTTCGGCGCCGGAACATCGGCAAGCCAGATCTCCGCTGCGTTGAATCTGGTTTCGGACAGCACCGGAGTGAACGCGACGTTTTCAACGGCCGAGGGATTAAAGTTCACTTCCACCGCCTATGGCAGCGACGCCTTGGTCCATATCGATGTCATCAGCGAGGGCCCTGCGGGAACGTTCGGCAGCAGCCTTTCGTCATTGCGACAGACCGGAACCGACATCGAAGGGACCGTCAACGGTGTGGAAGCCGGCGGATCCGCCAACACGTTGCAAATCAACACCAGTTCGCTGGACCTTACACTGACGGTCGAAGACGGCAGCAGCGAAAACTTTTCGTTCTCGATCACCGACGGCGGTGCCCTGTTCCAACTGGGCCCTGATGTGACGAGCAACCAACAGGCCCGATTGGGCATCGGCAGCGTCAGCACCGGACAGATCGGTGGCCCGACCGGACGCCTGTATGAACTGGGCAGCGGTCAATCCAAAAGTTTGGTCAACGACGTCACCGGAGCCGCTAAGATCATCGACGAAGTGATCGGCAAAGTCACCGGCCTGCGTGGACGCCTAGGTGCATTCCAAGCCACTACGCTGGAAAGCAACTTGGTCAGCCTGAACGAAACTCGGTCCAACCTGCTAGAAGCAGAAAGCTCGATTCGCGATGCCGACTTTGCACAAGAATCGGCCAACCTGACACGTGCTCAGATCCTGACCCAATCAGGCACCAACGTGTTGTCACTAGCGAACCAAAACCCACAGAACGTCCTGTCACTGCTGGGATAA